The following DNA comes from candidate division KSB1 bacterium.
CCTATACGCCGACGGACTATTACCACGACACCTACCAGCAGGCGGCCTATATTCTTGATAAAGTCAAGGGAGCGGAACGCGCCGTCACCTCGATGTCGTATTGGGTGTTTACCGATATTTTCGAAGAATCGTCGCCGCCCAAACGGCCGTTTCACGGCGGCTTCGGCCTGCTCAATCTTCAGGGGCGCAAAAAGCCGGCCTTTTTCGCTTTCGAATTTTTAAATCGCTTGGGCGACATTGAGCTCGTCAACAGCGACGATCGTTCTTGGGCATGCAAGGACAGTCAAGGCAACGTGCAGGTGCTGTTTTGGGATTTTCGCATCATGCCCAATCCCGATTCGACAAACAATCAAGCTTTTTACAAACGGGTGCATCCGGCGGCGGATTTGCCTCCCTGCCGACTCTTATTCACGAACCTACAGGCGGGGCGTTACGCTCTCGAAATCCGACGCGTCGGCTATCGCATAAACGACGTCTTTACCGCATATTTGGAAATGGGCGCCCCGGACCAGTTGAGCCGCGCTCAAGAAAAGGCGCTGCACGCCTGCTGCAGCGGCGCGCCGGAACAGTGCCGAATCGTTTCGATTGCCGAAGACGGCAAATATGCGCTCGACCTGACCATGCGCGAAAACGATGTGGTTCTGCTGACTCTGACAAGGCTCTAAATTTCAGCCGAAAGATTAATGGAATACTTGCCGGCACTATTCAATGAATACCGGAGGATAAAATATGAAGCAATTTCGCAGACTTTTACCTCTTTTTTTGATAGCCTCATCTTTATCGGCACAGTTTCCCATGTTTAAAGCGCCGACCGAAGAGATTAAGCGCAAATGGCTTGATTTGCCTTACGCCTCGCTTTCCGAAGCGCAAAAGCTGGATATCTATCTGCCGGATGAAGGCGACGGGCCTTTTCCGGTGATCCTCGCTATTCACGGCGGCGCCTTTCTCGGCGGCGACAAAGCCGACGGCCAGCTGACGCCGATGCTCGAAGGTCTCCGCCGCGGCTATGCAGTAGTATCGATCAATCATCGCCTAAGCAGCGAGGCGACTTTTCCGGCCGCAGTTCACGACGTCAAAGCGGCCGTTCGTTGGCTGCGCGCACACGCGGAAGAGTATAAATTGGACGGTACCCGCATTGTCGCTTGGGGACCTTCTGCCGGCGGATATTTGGCGGCCATGGCCGGCGTTACCTGCGGCGTTGCGGAATTGGAAGATCTTTCCCTCGGCAACGCAGACTATTCAAGCTGTGTTCAAGCTGTGGTCGACTGGTTCGGCCCGATCAATTTTCTGACAATGGATGAACAGTTCCGAAAAAGCGGCAAAGGCCGCCCGAATCACGGTGAGGCCGATTCGCCCGCATCCCTTTTTATGGGCCGCCGAATAACCGAAATACCTGAAAAGGTTGCAGCCTCAAATCCGGAATCCTACCTTTCGGTCGACGACCCGCCGATCCTTATTATGCACGGAACGGATGACCCGGTAGTGCCCGTCGAACAGTCTATCGAATTTGCTGAAAAGCTGGGGCGTATCATCGGTTCGGAAAAATGTCGCCTCATCCTTCTTTCAGGTGCCGGTCACGGCGGGCCGCAGTTTTCTTCACCGGAGACTTTGAATCAGGTTTTTGAATTTATCGATCGCGTCCTGAAGGACTGAACCGCGACCATCATGAGACAAATCAACTTTCTTCTGTTTTTCACGGTCGTTTTCAGCATTTACGGCCTGTTGAACTTTTACATCTTTGTTCGGGGGCGCCAAGCGTTGACGGCTCACCCGACGCTGTCAACCGTTTTCACCGTGCTTTTTCTTTTCCTGGCGCTCTCCTATTTGATCGGCCGCCTCCTCGAAAGAATTTGGCTTTCCCGCATTTCGGATTTTCTTGTCTTTGTCGGATCCTTTTGGTTGGCGGCCTTTCTCTATCTGTTTTTGATCGTCCTCTTTATCGATTTATTGCGCCTCGTTAATCATTTTCTGCCGTTCTTTCATTATTTGGCTGCGGATTCCGAACGGCTGAAATTTACGGCATTTACAGCCGGCATTTCTGTGGTTTTCTTGATTCTGCTTGCAGGTTATGTGAACGCCTGCAGGGTTCAAGTCCGGCGCCTGGAAATCAAGATCGACAAACCGTGCGAGACAAAAGAGCTCAAGATCGCCGCGGCTTCCGACGTGCACCTCGGCACAATTGTCGGGCGGCGCCGCTTTTGTCGCATCGTCAATAAAATCAACTCGCTGTCGCCGGACTTGATCCTCTTTCCCGGCGATCTGATCGACGAAGACATTGCGCCGGTGGTGCGCGAGAATCTGGGCGAGGCATTGCGCTCCCTCAAAGCGGCTTACGGCATTTATGCAGTGACCGGAAATCACGAGTTCATCGGCGGCGTCGAGAGGGCAGTGGGCTATTTGCAGGAGCACGGCGTCAGAGTGCTTCGCGACGAGAGCGTGCTCCTCCCCAACGGCCTTTATCTGGTGGGCAGAGATGATCGGGTGAAAAAAGCCTTTACCGGCGTCGATCGTAAAAGTCTGCGCGAGCTTATGCAGTCGGTCGATCCCGGCAAGCCGATTCTGCTCTTGGACCACCAGCCGTTCGAGCTGCACGAAGCAGCCGAGCAGGGTGTGGATCTGCAGCTTTCCGGTCATACCCACAATGGTCAGTTGTGGCCGCTGGACCTTATCACGCGGGCAACCTACGAGCAGAGCTGGGGTTATCTCAAAAAAGGACATACGCAATATTATATTTCCTGCGGCGTCGGTACCTGGGGACCGCCGATTCGCCTCGGCAGTCGACCGGAGATCGTCGAGCTTGGACTGCGGTTCAACCCGAAAGAAGAATAACATTTTTACGATCGATATTTTAAACTGTATGAAAACTGGGGATAACGCCTAAACCTCCCTCAGGCAATGTCGTTGCCTCTGCAGGCATCGAATCAAACATAAATTCATCACCCTTACCGCCTCTCTAGACCTCTATGCCGAGAGAGCAGACTATTGATTGCGCTTATCTCTTTGACTTTATAGAAGGAAAAGAGGAGGCGCAGGACTTTTCAAATTGCCTTCCAAGCCGTCGAAAAACTGCGGTCAGAGATAATTAAAGCACTACGGATTGTCGTAAAAGAAACCGGCACGAGTCGACCTATAAAGCCTTTCTTCCGATCCCTTGGATTATACTGTGTGAATAAGCTCATTAAGGCCCACCCAATAGATTCAGAACAGCCCGAAAAAAGATATTGACAAAAACACTAAAAATCATTAAAGTATAATACGTTCTTAATCGTTTTCGACAATAATTAAGTTAAGGCAGCACACCAACAAGTCTCTTCATAAAAAAACGGAGGCCATCATGAAGCACCTATTTTTACTAATTTTTCTCGCAGCGGCGGGTACACTTTTCGCCTATCGTACACCCGATCGCGTTATTCAGGTCTACAAAGCTCCGGCTACACCCGTCATCGACGGCGAAGAGGACGAAGCCTGGAAAGACGCGCAGGCCTTTGCCGTCACGCAGGCCGACCCCAGCACCGGCTTCAGCGAAATTGAATCAGGCGAGGATTACGCCGCGTGGTTCAAGGTCATGTGGGACGAAAACAATCTTTACTTCTTTGTCTATGTCATGGATGATGTTCTCTTTGCCGACGGGACGGGAGATAATGATAAAGTGGAGTTCTTTTTCGATGCAGACGCCAGCGGCGGGGTGACGAAAGAAGAATACGATGCCCTGTACGCCGGTCAGTACGGACCGGCCGGAGGCTGGTGGTTTGTTCAACACGCTGACCAAGTTTATACTTATGACGAAAACACCTCTCAGTGGGTCTACCAAATCGACAGCGAAGCC
Coding sequences within:
- a CDS encoding alpha/beta hydrolase, which codes for MKQFRRLLPLFLIASSLSAQFPMFKAPTEEIKRKWLDLPYASLSEAQKLDIYLPDEGDGPFPVILAIHGGAFLGGDKADGQLTPMLEGLRRGYAVVSINHRLSSEATFPAAVHDVKAAVRWLRAHAEEYKLDGTRIVAWGPSAGGYLAAMAGVTCGVAELEDLSLGNADYSSCVQAVVDWFGPINFLTMDEQFRKSGKGRPNHGEADSPASLFMGRRITEIPEKVAASNPESYLSVDDPPILIMHGTDDPVVPVEQSIEFAEKLGRIIGSEKCRLILLSGAGHGGPQFSSPETLNQVFEFIDRVLKD
- a CDS encoding metallophosphoesterase → MRQINFLLFFTVVFSIYGLLNFYIFVRGRQALTAHPTLSTVFTVLFLFLALSYLIGRLLERIWLSRISDFLVFVGSFWLAAFLYLFLIVLFIDLLRLVNHFLPFFHYLAADSERLKFTAFTAGISVVFLILLAGYVNACRVQVRRLEIKIDKPCETKELKIAAASDVHLGTIVGRRRFCRIVNKINSLSPDLILFPGDLIDEDIAPVVRENLGEALRSLKAAYGIYAVTGNHEFIGGVERAVGYLQEHGVRVLRDESVLLPNGLYLVGRDDRVKKAFTGVDRKSLRELMQSVDPGKPILLLDHQPFELHEAAEQGVDLQLSGHTHNGQLWPLDLITRATYEQSWGYLKKGHTQYYISCGVGTWGPPIRLGSRPEIVELGLRFNPKEE